Proteins encoded together in one Gammaproteobacteria bacterium window:
- a CDS encoding citrate transporter, producing the protein VLFVISAVMSDITSNVPTVMLLLPFAGHDPLSGPLMALASGLASNLIIIGSLANIIVVDAAAAKGFKISFWDFAKVGIPVSVLTLAIAFLWVKLVVAL; encoded by the coding sequence ACGTGCTGTTCGTCATCAGTGCGGTGATGAGCGACATCACCTCGAACGTGCCGACAGTGATGCTGCTGCTGCCCTTTGCCGGACACGATCCATTGTCCGGACCGCTGATGGCGCTCGCCAGCGGTCTCGCCAGCAACCTGATCATCATCGGCAGCCTCGCGAACATCATCGTCGTCGACGCAGCGGCCGCGAAGGGATTCAAGATCTCGTTCTGGGATTTTGCGAAGGTCGGTATTCCGGTGTCTGTCCTCACGCTGGCCATCGCCTTTCTGTGGGTTAAGCTCGTGGTGGCGCTCTGA
- the lon gene encoding endopeptidase La, whose amino-acid sequence MNATSETSALLPVVPMKDGVVFPNMMLPMTVGRSQSTEAVEAALATEDKQIAIFAQRDASVEEPGAEDLYPIGTQCVIRRMQRQEGAIQLMLQGSRRIRRTEVVQETPYRQFRVELLPRLEDTDSEVEALHRTMLDLAARMLALGPPQMQINLQQMVSELDQPVEQAYVLASLLSIDTEKQHQLLAASSQIEALKLIVDYLNHEVKVLELQSQISSAVESKMSKEQQEHVLRQQLRAIQERLGEASPEQAEVAELRRRLEQTPVPDLVRGEVGKELSRLERISSSSPDYQITRSYVELALELPWEKTTEDNLDLQHARDVLDEDHFDLEEVKERIIEHLAVMKLNPQAKAPILCFVGPPGVGKTSLGQSIAKSLGRAFERMSLGGLHDEAELRGHRRTYIGAMPGRIIRAIRRAAVKNPLLMLDEIDKLGRDFRGDPAAALMEILDPAQNVEFHDNYLDLPFDLSKVFFIATANTLDTIPGPLLDRIEVLRLAGYSDAEKRQIARRYLLGRRLHEAGVAEDRLVVPDEALDYIIENHTREAGIRMLERALGRIARKLATRIADGDTGPVILDEALITEFLGPRKRLRESRRDSISAGIVAGLAWTEAGGDVLYVEALVLPGGKDLVLTGQLGNVMQESAQAARSYIQSRARQLGIDPQRIRKSGVHIHVPAGATPKDGPSAGVTMATALASAYLDTPVRDDTAMTGEITLSGMVLPVGGIKEKLLAAHRAGFKRVILPKDNEDDLTELSPEVRAEIALILADHIGEVFAAAIPGLGKDIDLRHGAKTEGR is encoded by the coding sequence ATGAATGCGACATCCGAGACCAGCGCGCTGCTGCCGGTCGTGCCGATGAAGGACGGTGTCGTCTTCCCCAACATGATGCTGCCGATGACGGTGGGCCGCTCACAATCCACCGAGGCGGTGGAGGCGGCGTTGGCGACCGAAGACAAACAGATCGCGATCTTCGCCCAGCGCGACGCGTCCGTCGAGGAGCCGGGGGCCGAGGACCTGTATCCGATCGGGACGCAGTGCGTGATCAGGAGGATGCAGCGCCAGGAGGGTGCAATCCAGCTCATGTTGCAGGGCAGTCGACGCATCCGGCGGACCGAAGTGGTTCAGGAGACGCCCTACCGGCAGTTCCGCGTCGAACTGCTGCCGAGGCTCGAGGATACCGACTCGGAGGTGGAGGCGTTGCATCGTACGATGCTCGATCTGGCAGCTCGGATGTTGGCGTTGGGGCCGCCGCAGATGCAGATCAACCTGCAACAAATGGTTTCCGAGCTGGATCAGCCGGTGGAACAGGCCTACGTACTCGCCTCCCTGCTGTCCATCGATACCGAGAAACAGCATCAATTACTGGCCGCATCCAGCCAGATAGAGGCCTTGAAGTTGATCGTCGACTACCTCAACCACGAGGTCAAGGTCCTCGAGCTGCAGAGTCAGATCTCCAGTGCGGTGGAGTCAAAGATGAGCAAGGAGCAGCAGGAACATGTCCTGCGCCAGCAGCTCCGCGCGATCCAGGAGCGGCTGGGAGAGGCCAGCCCGGAGCAGGCCGAGGTTGCCGAGCTGCGGCGGCGCCTGGAGCAAACCCCTGTGCCCGATCTGGTCCGTGGGGAGGTCGGCAAGGAGCTGTCGCGCCTGGAGCGCATTTCGTCTTCCTCGCCGGATTACCAGATCACCCGCAGCTATGTGGAGCTCGCGCTGGAGCTGCCCTGGGAGAAGACGACCGAAGACAATCTCGATCTTCAACACGCACGCGACGTCCTCGACGAGGATCACTTCGATCTCGAGGAGGTCAAGGAAAGGATCATCGAACACCTTGCCGTGATGAAGCTGAACCCGCAGGCCAAGGCGCCGATCCTGTGTTTCGTCGGCCCGCCCGGGGTGGGCAAGACCTCGCTTGGACAGTCCATCGCCAAGTCGCTCGGCAGGGCGTTCGAGCGCATGAGCCTGGGGGGGCTGCACGACGAAGCGGAGCTGCGCGGTCACCGGCGCACCTACATCGGTGCGATGCCCGGGCGGATCATCCGCGCCATCCGACGTGCGGCAGTGAAGAATCCGTTGCTGATGCTGGACGAGATCGACAAGCTGGGACGGGATTTTCGCGGCGATCCCGCCGCGGCCCTGATGGAGATCCTCGACCCAGCGCAGAACGTCGAGTTTCACGACAACTACCTCGACCTGCCCTTCGATCTGTCCAAGGTATTCTTCATCGCCACGGCCAATACCCTCGATACGATCCCGGGCCCCTTGTTGGACCGCATCGAGGTGCTGCGTCTGGCGGGCTACAGTGACGCCGAGAAACGCCAGATCGCTCGGCGCTACCTCCTCGGCCGGCGACTGCACGAAGCCGGTGTGGCCGAGGATCGACTCGTGGTACCCGACGAGGCCCTGGACTACATCATCGAGAACCATACCCGCGAGGCCGGCATCCGCATGCTGGAGCGTGCGCTCGGGCGGATTGCGCGCAAGCTCGCCACACGCATCGCAGACGGCGACACGGGGCCCGTGATCCTCGATGAGGCGCTGATTACGGAGTTTCTGGGCCCGAGAAAACGCCTGCGGGAGTCGCGGCGAGACTCGATCTCGGCGGGCATCGTGGCGGGTCTGGCATGGACCGAGGCCGGAGGAGACGTGCTCTACGTCGAGGCCCTCGTCCTGCCGGGCGGTAAGGACCTCGTCCTCACCGGCCAACTCGGGAACGTGATGCAGGAATCGGCGCAGGCGGCACGCAGCTACATCCAGTCCAGGGCGCGGCAGTTAGGCATCGACCCGCAGCGGATCCGCAAATCCGGCGTGCACATCCATGTGCCGGCCGGCGCCACCCCCAAGGACGGCCCTTCCGCCGGCGTCACCATGGCCACGGCATTGGCATCGGCGTATCTCGACACACCCGTTCGCGACGACACCGCAATGACCGGCGAGATTACCTTAAGCGGCATGGTACTGCCGGTCGGCGGCATCAAGGAGAAGTTGCTGGCGGCCCACCGGGCCGGCTTCAAACGAGTGATCCTGCCGAAGGACAACGAGGACGATCTCACCGAGCTGTCGCCGGAGGTTCGGGCAGAGATTGCGCTCATCCTGGCCGATCACATCGGCGAGGTTTTCGCCGCGGCGATCCCGGGGCTCGGTAAGGACATTGACCTGCGTCATGGCGCCAAAACCGAGGGCCGGTGA